The sequence below is a genomic window from Methylocystis sp. IM3.
GCCGCGCAGCATGGCGCTTTCGAGAAGCTTCAACAGCTCCTCCTCGCACTCCGGCACCTCCGTGACGGTCACGACGGTGTTGTTGGCAAGCAGGAAGGCTTTGTCGAAATATCGTTCGATGGTCGCCGGCGCCATGGTCATGCGTCTCCGCAGCTCCCGAAAACATGGAGCGTCGCGATGATTCCCAATTGCCAACGCAACGGCAAACGTCTTCGTTTGCGACGCTTAAGATGGCGTTGACGATCGAGGAATTGCTCGCCGGTTGCTATTTGGTAAAGGAATTAAGGCAGCTTTGTGGAGGGGCAAGAGCGGTCCCCCCCGCGTCCCCAGCGGTCTTCGAAGACGAGCGATTCCAGCGGCAGACGCGACGCCCAGCGCTTCACCTCCAGTTCAGGTTTGCTGTAGGCGCGTTCGACGAATCCGACGCAAAGATAGGCGACGACGGCGATGTCCTGCGGCACGCCCAGAATGTCGCGCAGCTCGCTCTCGCGCAAAATGCTGACCCAGCCGACGCCGACGCCTTCGACGCGCGCGGCAAGCCACAGATTTTGAACGGCGCAGGCGGTGCTCAGAAGATCGGTGTTGGGCTGCTGCGTGCGGCCGAGTCCCGTCGCGCCGTGGCGGCTGCGGTCGCAGGTGACGCAGATGTTGACGGGCGCCTTGAGAATGCCTTCGAGCTTGAGATTCCGATAGTGGCTGCGCCGCGCCGGATCGAGCATCTGCTCTTCCGCGGCGGCGGCGCGCAGAAAGGCGTCGTGCACGGCGCCGCGCACCGCGCGGTCGCGAATCACGATGAAATTCCACGGCTGCATGAAGCCGACCGACGGCGCGTGATGCGCGGCGTCGAGAATGCGCATGAGGATGTCCTGCGGAACGTCCTCGCCGAGGAATTCATTGCGCACGTCGCGCCGCGTGTGGATCGCCCGATAGACGGCGGCCCGCTCCGCCGCGTCGAAGGGCGCGGCGGGGCCGAGCGCCTCGGCCGCCTCATCCGCGGCTATTGGCCGCATCGTGTCCTTCGCCATCAGAGCGCCTCCA
It includes:
- the bluB gene encoding 5,6-dimethylbenzimidazole synthase — encoded protein: MAKDTMRPIAADEAAEALGPAAPFDAAERAAVYRAIHTRRDVRNEFLGEDVPQDILMRILDAAHHAPSVGFMQPWNFIVIRDRAVRGAVHDAFLRAAAAEEQMLDPARRSHYRNLKLEGILKAPVNICVTCDRSRHGATGLGRTQQPNTDLLSTACAVQNLWLAARVEGVGVGWVSILRESELRDILGVPQDIAVVAYLCVGFVERAYSKPELEVKRWASRLPLESLVFEDRWGRGGDRSCPSTKLP